One genomic region from Equus asinus isolate D_3611 breed Donkey chromosome 10, EquAss-T2T_v2, whole genome shotgun sequence encodes:
- the LOC106830474 gene encoding olfactory receptor 13F1-like, translating to MIKTNLTVISYFIVLGFTQYPKVEITVFVLCLLMYLTTLLGNMILISITILDSRLHTPMYFFLSNLSILDIWYTSSALTPMLANFVSGKDTISFSGCAAQMYFSLAVGSTECVLLSMMAYDRYVAICNPLRYPIIMNKRICVQIAAGSWVTGCLTAFVETVSVLQLPLCGNSVINHFACEILAVLKLVCADTSKVQLIMLVISILLLPMPMLLICISYAFILSNILRISSADGRGKAFSTCAAHLTVVILFYGTALSMYLKPSAVDSQEIDKFMALVYGALTPMLNPIIYSLRNKEVKAAVKKVLIRQLLCALFSPNSK from the coding sequence ATGATCAAGACAAACTTGACtgtcatttcatattttattgtcCTGGGATTTACTCAGTACCCCAAAGTGGAAATCACTGTATTTGTGCTGTGCTTGCTGATGTACTTGACCACCTTGCTGGGTAATATGATTCTGATCTCCATCACCATCCTGGATTCCCGCctacacacacccatgtacttcttcctcagcaACCTCTCCATTCTGGACATCTGGTACACCTCTTCTGCACTCACTCCAATGCTGGCCAACTTTGTTTCAGGGAAAGACACCATCTCATTCTCAGGATGTGCCGCTCAGATGTACTTCTCTCTTGCTGTGGGCTCCACTGAGTGTGTGCTCCTGTCCATGATGGCATATGACcggtatgtggccatctgcaacccCCTGAGATACCCCATCATCATGAACAAGAGGATTTGTGTGCAGATTGCAGCTGGCTCCTGGGTGACAGGCTGCCTCACTGCCTTTGTGGAAACAGTGTCTGTGCTACAGCTGCCTCTTTGTGGAAATAGTGTCATCAATCATTTCGCTTGTGAAATTCTGGCTGTCTTGAAACTAGTATGTGCAGACACTTCCAAGGTGCAGTTAATCATGCTGGTGATCAGCATACTTCTTCTTCCTATGCCGATGCTCCTCATTTGTATCTCTTATGCATTTATCCTCTCCAACATCCTAAGAATCAGCTCAGCAGATGGTCGAGGAAAAGCCTTTTCAACATGTGCAGCCCACCTGACTGTGGTGATTTTGTTCTATGGGACAGCTCTCTCCATGTACCTGAAGCCCTCAGCTGTGGATTCACAGGAAATTGATAAATTTATGGCATTGGTGTATGGTGCATTAACCCCCATGTTGAATCCTATCATTTATAGTCTACGTAACAAAGAGGTGAAAGCAGCTGTGAAGAAAGTACTGATTAGGCAACTTCTTTGTGCTCTTTTCAGCCCTAATAGCAAATAA
- the LOC106830473 gene encoding olfactory receptor 13C7-like, whose amino-acid sequence MEKTNWTEIEFILQGLSEYPRAEKLLFVMCLVMYLVILLGNSTLIILTVLDSHLHTPMYFFLGNLSFLDIWYTSSFIPTMLIHFLSKKKPISFTRCVVQMSVSYTMGSTECVLLAVMAYDRYMAICNPLRYPIIMSKALCIQMASLSWGLGFLNSLTETILAIRLPFCGKNVINHFVCEILAFVKLACTDISLNEVTIMLGNVIFLFSPLLLICISYIFILSTVLRINSAEGRKKAFSTCSAHLTVVTVFYGTILFMYMKPKSKDSTFDKLIALFYGVVTPMLNPIIYSLRNTEVHGAMRKLMTRHWFWRKE is encoded by the coding sequence atggaaaagaCCAACTGGACAGAGATTGAGTTCATTCTGCAGGGACTTTCTGAGTACCCTAGAGCTGAAAAACTCCTTTTTGTGATGTGTTTGGTGATGTACCTGGTGATCCTCCTGGGGAACAGCACCTTGATCATCCTAACTGTCCTGGAttcccacctccacacacccatgtacttcttccttggTAATCTTTCCTTCCTAGATATTTGGTACACATCCTCCTTTATCCCCACAATGTTGATACACTTCCTATCCAAGAAAAAACCCATCTCTTTCACTAGATGTGTTGTTCAGATGTCGGTCTCCTACACAATGGGGTCCACAGAGTGTGTGCTCCTAGCAGTGATGGCATATGACCGTTACATGGCCATCTGTAACCCTCTGAGATACCCCATCATCATGAGCAAGGCCCTTTGCATTCAGATGGCATCTCTCTCCTGGGGATTGGGCTTTCTCAACTCATTGACAGAAACGATTCTTGCAATACGGTTGCCCTTCTGTGGAAAAAATGTCATTAATCATTTTGTTTGTGAAATATTGGCTTTTGTCAAGCTGGCTTGTACAGATATTTCCTTGAATGAGGTTACTATAATGTTAGgcaatgtaatatttttgttttctccattacTGTTGATTTGTATCTCCTATATTTTCATCCTTTCTACCGTGCTACGAATCaattcagcagaaggaagaaaaaaggcctTTTCAACCTGCTCAGCCCACCTAACAGTGGTGACTGTGTTTTATGGGACAATCCTCTTCATGTATATGAAGCCAAAGTCCAAAGACTCCACTTTCGACAAATTGATTGCCCTGTTCTATGGAGTAGTCACGCCCATGCTCAATCCTATCATCTATAGCCTGAGGAATACAGAGGTGCATGGAGCTATGAGAAAATTGATGACTAGACACTGGTTCTGGAGGAAAGAATGA